The genomic region catgtttagttctgactctggggacagaaagctgaccagtccctgaagacctgagagatctggatggttcatagtttagcaggaggtcagaaatgtattttgggcctaaaccattcaaagctttataaaccagcagcagtattttgaaatctattctttgacacacaggaagccagtgtaaagacttcagagcaggagtgatgtgatccactttcttagtgttagtgaggactcgagcagcggcgttctgaatcagctgcagctttctaatggatgttttagtgagacctttgaagacaccattgcagtagtcgagtctactgaagattaaagcatggacaagtgtttccaaatcctgctgtgacattagtcttttaatccttatgttctttaggtgataataggctgatttagtaactgttttaatgtgactgttgaaactcaggtcagagtccatgactacacctagatttatggctttatctgttgttttgaacattgcagactgaagctcagcgctaacttttatacgttccaccttggctccaaagaccattacctcagttttatctttgtttaattggagacagttctgacacatccagtcatttatttgttcaatgcccttactcagtgtttgaattggagcatagtctcctggtgaaattgttatgtacatttgtgtgtcatccgcatagctatggtaactgattttgttgtttttcattatctgagccagtggtatgctgccaaccctgcgtatcgccttagtttggtctttgcactccaggaaggaatcggtgccaaccctctgtatctccttcgtgtgttcagcgatctccaggagggtgggcgagggtgaaagggtgaacggagagtagagagagctgtggggtgaaggaagagtatcctcagaggtgataggggggtgaagggcggtggagactcctccatttgtctcccataatcaagacattcctcaggcgggtgcagtgatagattttcaaggttttctgagcgatgtgttgtgtctttctcttgttttgattcctcttgccgcttgtccttggcagaggtaacagattgatgacgtagGCAGTTGAAtacgttagagataaacaatttcactcctgatttgttcagacaaactccatttgccttaaaaagatgtctgcggtcccagaagaaGTTAAAGTTGTCAATATAATTGActgaatggtcagtacagacagttgaaagccaggtgttcagtgcaaacaatctgctgaatctctccacttctcttttgactggcggtagagggccactgatgaacacctctgcatttagagagctgacagttcCAACAGACATTTGGAAACAGACGTTTCTAAAGGAGAAACACTAGACTAGAGGCTATTGAAAGAGCTGCTAATCTGGGTATATCCTTCATGTAAAATAGGATTGTACATACGCACACCTTGATAAAGCGGAAATTGATCAGGAGAGGACTCAATGTCAATTTAGTTTAAAAAGATGACATTTTAAGGGTGGATTATGCATTGTTATGCTAAAATAGTGTGTGAATAGATAATCTCAGCTGATTGCTAACAAGTATCATGCATGCTTTTTGTGAAATGGCTAGACGGACAGGAGGGATAAGGTAGCGTGGGAAAGGGACTCcgttatcttttaaagaaatataataaatataggTGGCAGCCAAACAAATGCATTTTAGTAAGTATAAAGGCCTCTTGAATATTATATTTTGTCTCACTCAAGAGGCCCTATTGTTGAGTGTGGTCTATTTGTTCCCAGCATTATTGAACTGGTTTAGCATCGTGCTGCCATGGGACAAAACTTGCATTAGAGACTTCAAAGGCAGGAAAACAACCAAACACTTTTTTAAAATCACCCAAtatttatttctatttattaCGGTTAACAATATGGCATAAACTATATTATTCTATAATTCACATCTTATTGGCACACCAACAAAATGTACATCCAAAATAATTCACACAAAAGGCAAACTAGCTCACCGTTACAGTGCACACGTGCTCGAGAGGAGCTCACGACTCTGCGTTACTCGGGACCTTTTGGATACGTTTGGGGATTCACAGAAAGGCAGTTCATCATCAGACCTTCCCTAACCCTTTTAATATCACATCTTCACTTCCTCTTTTGTGctttaaagtagaaatactTGAGAGTGGTGGCAGGGAACTCATGTAGATATTCAAATCACAATAAATAGGCAAATGTAGTGACAAGATAGGCACGTGGTGGAACTTTACTCAGCAAAGGTAGGCTAGTCCTCAAAACATATAAGCACACGGAGTAGTATTGGCTACATAAAAAGGGCACAATAAATAATGTTAACAACAATTGCATAAAATAGCTGTCCATATTTACAGCAGTCACAACATTCCTGTGTCTAAAAAGGCTTCGTGTAGTGCGTCGTGTAAAACTGAGGAATGTCTCAGAGTCGTGCCAAAAGCAGAGCTTGGTTTACAGTACAGGGGAAAAAATCATTTTCACTCAGTGCTGGTGGAGTTGAGGTGTGCAGATTAGGATCCAGCGTATCGTGTTGCATTTTGGCCCGTGGACAACTGGGATGTATTGAATTCTCTCTTTGTGATATTCACTGAACTCCCCCACCAGATTCTTATGGACTAGAGAAATTACATAAAATGAAACTTTGGGGTTTTCCATCTTTATTCAGTTGTCTTAATGATAAAGGGGTCATTGAGGGTGTAGTGGGCTCGCTGGTTGGGTGGGACTCAACTTCTAAATAACCTCCCTGTTGTTCCTGATGGCACAACACAGGACCATGCTGAAGATCATCCCTATGACCTGGAATCAGACACATTGTTGGACATGTTAAAACAATGAGACAATGAGCTTTGTGTAAAGTTGGACAATACAGTATAGCCATCAAATCGTCGTTGAGGGAACATTTATAGAAGTGATTGTAAACTGGGATCATGATTGATGAAGTTTGAATTCAATGATTTGTAAGTCTCACCATTACTCCTGCTATCCCAATCCCTATGTAGCCAATAGTGTGCAGCTTTTCATCGAAGAAGTCTGATATTGCAGTGAGACAATCCTAAAAAATAGAAAAACACATATATGTTGTTAATAACAGTTACTGCACACAACCCCGCTGTGGATAAATGTACATCTGTGATCCGTGACCGCTGATGGTTCGATTATGGTTTGATCTCAAATCAGTGCTACTGTGCCCCCCTGTGGGTCTAAAGTGTCATAGCAGGCAGCCGGGTCACCTGGGTGTTCTCCTCGGCCTCTGCACACAGTGTGGTGGACATGTCTGATGTGGAGCCTCCACAACAGTTCAGCTGTGAATGAAAAGATGAAAGATAAAATGGTGATGCTGGTTCACTGTGACTCAGCCATAAGAAGAGGAGAGGTCTTACTCACAGTTTGGTGGTAAATGACTGCGATGGCTGTGTCATTCGGATTGGAGACGTCAGCAATGGAGCTGCTGTAAAACTTTTGGACTTCCTCAACAATCTAAAGAAATTATCAGttattacatttgaaaaatacaTTACAATCTGATTTATAACGTTTCATTTCAGTGTTGTACCTGTTTCTGGTTTATGAATCCAAACACACCAGCGGCAATCTCTGCTCCGAAGATGATCAGAAGGCAAGCGAAGAACTGGAGAGCAGGAGAAAGGCTCATTAATGTCCTATACTAGAGGTATCTTTATACAAGGAGTCTGTATCACTTAATCTGATCATTTTATAGATCAATCGTTTCCCTGTGATTTCCTAGATGCTtttaagaaaatacaaatgttaatAGCAGACACATTTTCTATTGTTTGCCCCTAATGTGCACTAATTTAAAAACTCTTGCTTACCCTCGCAAAAATAATTAGGATTAATTAACACCAATTATCGTGCCAATTAAAGCCTATTTCACCTATAATTGGAATCAAATTACACATAGTTCTTTCCAGGGAACTGCATATAAATAACCAGGACATTTAGTTATTAAAcctgtagaagtaaaacatttgaGGGATTGATTCACATTGATTACATGTTTAAAGTACAAGAATAGGAACACTTTAAAGCACCCAAACTCACCGATGCAAGGAGACACTGCGACTCGCGTACAGCCCCAAAGCAACCGAAGAACCCGACGATCATCATCAGGCCTCCTGCACCGAGAAGGATGTACACGGCTGAGGGGAGAACAAGTAGATGGATGAGTACTTTAAATCGTTTTTATCTGTAGACATAAATCAGGAGTAACAATCCACTAGAATGacaatcagaatcaggtttattaccaggtaggttgacacgtacgaggaatttgacttggtgtcgtggtgcatacataaaagtaaaacaaaaataaaaaacaaagagAACTATTTAAAGAAAACTTTAATAGCATAAACAATAATAAAACTTATagtaaaaataaagtaaaaatatatatataatacaaataacaattaaagaaattatttaaaaaaacaattttttaatCCAGTAATGTTCAGGATAGAGGAATATATGTTCTCAATGAATACAATCTTATCCCAGTGTCTGTAGCATGACTGCAATTCACAGTTGAAACTGCAGTTGGCAGCATGAAGCAAGTCTTTGCTGTAACATGAGTAATAAAAGGACTGTTTGACTTGCAGCAGAAAAGTGTAGGTGGAAACTCTTAGAGAAGCCAGAAAGCGCTGAACCACCTCCCACAGTTCAGTGTGATTACGAGCCCACTCCTTCAGTCCAGATACTTGTGAATATTAAAGCCTTGAATCGAGATGCAAAAGGAATCTCTGACACGACCAGAACTAAAATAGTATTTCTTTGTCATGTTTCCTCCTCTGGGGGAATCGTAAATGAGAGATGAGTGCATTTAATCTGTCGGATTAGAGTTGGTGTCCTAATCATTGTTTCTAAAAATGaactcaaaaagaaaaataattttGGTTTGAAGATAAGAGCTGTCCAATAACTGAAAGCTCAGTTTGAAAATAAATACCATCTGCCGTCCCTTTGAGTGTGTTGAGCAAGACGCTGGACTCTGTGCTGCTTCAGACGAGCTGCAAATAGCTGAAATCCTCCATCTCTGTCTCAGAGGTGCAGCTACACTCTCTGCAGTATCACCATTAGAGTTAGAATTAAAGCTGATAGAGTCTACTGAGAAACAAGGCTTCTGGTTTCAGACCTTTGATGCTGTTATTTCCAATGATTCAGACATTGTGGGGTACAGCAGCACACAGATGCCATCTGTCTGGTCGAAAATCTAATTTTTAAACTACATCCCCCAGGCGTCCCCGCTCCCCTCGAGCCTGGATgtcatcacccccccccccggtcTGCTCCTCAGCTCCCAGCCCTCACTACGTAGCCCTCACACTGTAACTATACACCGACTCTGTCCCCGGGGTCCACGCTAAGGGTCTTCTCCGTGACATAGACGGCAACCATTGCAGCAATTTAATTAATCCACATGGGGGGGGGATTGCAAGCTGTTGTTTTCCTGTGGTTGAACAAAAGGGGAGGTGAAGATGAGGTGGATAGCTGAAGGGGGCAGGAAACGAGGGAAAGGCTGCTTCAAAGTGGAGGGTTATAATGGGCCAAGCTTCTACTGTATATACAGAGTGTACACAGAGCTGCTGCCTTAAACACTTCTCTGGTAGAGAAACCAGCAGAAAGTGGCCCTCCTTG from Pseudochaenichthys georgianus chromosome 5, fPseGeo1.2, whole genome shotgun sequence harbors:
- the tspan2a gene encoding tetraspanin-2a — its product is MSKVQGGMKCVKYLLFIFNFIFWLSGLLVLAVGLWLRFDPNTVKLLTGDGAPDTFFIAVYILLGAGGLMMIVGFFGCFGAVRESQCLLASFFACLLIIFGAEIAAGVFGFINQKQIVEEVQKFYSSSIADVSNPNDTAIAVIYHQTLNCCGGSTSDMSTTLCAEAEENTQDCLTAISDFFDEKLHTIGYIGIGIAGVMVIGMIFSMVLCCAIRNNREVI